A genomic region of Streptomyces sp. NBC_00247 contains the following coding sequences:
- a CDS encoding Rrf2 family transcriptional regulator, producing the protein MRLTRFTDVALRVLMRLAVTKNGEAPTTREVASVMRVPYTHTAKVVARLQHLGLVEARRGRGGGLALTGAGRTASVGGLVRELEGAGDVVECEGDTPCPLLAACRLRGALRRAQEAFFTELDPLTVTDLVASPTGPLLIGLGAGPADTG; encoded by the coding sequence ATGCGGCTGACGAGATTCACCGACGTGGCGCTGCGGGTGCTGATGCGCCTCGCCGTCACGAAGAACGGCGAGGCGCCGACCACCCGCGAGGTGGCGTCGGTCATGCGGGTGCCCTACACCCACACCGCCAAGGTGGTCGCCCGGCTCCAGCACCTCGGCCTGGTCGAGGCGCGCCGGGGACGCGGCGGCGGGCTCGCCCTCACCGGAGCCGGCCGCACCGCCTCGGTCGGCGGGCTCGTCCGCGAACTCGAAGGCGCGGGCGACGTGGTGGAGTGCGAGGGGGACACCCCCTGCCCGCTGCTCGCCGCCTGCCGGCTGCGCGGCGCCCTGCGCCGGGCCCAGGAGGCGTTCTTCACGGAGCTCGACCCCCTCACCGTCACCGATCTCGTCGCCTCGCCCACCGGGCCGCTGCTCATCGGCCTCGGCGCCGGCCCCGCGGACACCGGCTGA
- a CDS encoding globin domain-containing protein, with translation MLSEQSTATVRAALPAVGAAIGDIAGLFYQKLFAAHPELLRDFFNRGNQAAATQQRALAGSVAAFATMLVEHPDTRPDVMLSRIAHKHASLGVTAGQYEVVHTHLFAAVAEVLGDAVTPEVAAAWDEVYWLMANALIAVEDRLYAERGVAAGQVWQEWEVAGRTEETADVTTFTLRPADGTPAPAFRPGQYVSVQVELPDGAHQIRQYSLSGAPGAPVRSITVKRVHGGDGPDGEVSAHLHAHARPGDRLRVSLPYGDLTLGASAGAEPAAPLLLASAGIGCTPMLSFLEHLAATGHDAPVTVVHGDRFPADHALRADHARLTAGLKAGAAHFWYEHPEAGHPTERTGLVDLGGLTVAPGTHAYLCGPLPFMRAVRTQLLAKGVPAADIHYEVFGPDLWLAQD, from the coding sequence ATGCTCTCCGAGCAGTCGACCGCCACCGTCCGCGCCGCCCTCCCCGCCGTCGGGGCCGCCATCGGGGACATCGCCGGTCTCTTCTACCAGAAGCTCTTCGCCGCCCACCCCGAGCTGCTGCGGGACTTCTTCAACCGGGGCAACCAGGCCGCCGCCACCCAGCAGCGCGCCCTCGCGGGCTCGGTCGCCGCCTTCGCGACGATGCTGGTCGAACACCCGGACACCCGACCCGACGTGATGCTGAGCCGGATCGCCCACAAGCACGCCTCCCTCGGCGTCACGGCCGGGCAGTACGAGGTGGTCCACACGCACCTCTTCGCCGCCGTCGCGGAGGTACTGGGCGACGCGGTCACCCCGGAGGTCGCCGCCGCCTGGGACGAGGTCTACTGGCTGATGGCCAACGCCCTGATCGCCGTCGAGGACCGTCTCTACGCGGAACGCGGCGTCGCCGCCGGCCAGGTCTGGCAGGAGTGGGAGGTGGCGGGGCGCACGGAGGAGACCGCCGACGTCACCACCTTCACGCTCCGCCCCGCCGACGGCACCCCGGCCCCCGCCTTCCGGCCCGGCCAGTACGTCTCCGTACAGGTGGAACTCCCGGACGGCGCGCACCAGATACGCCAGTACAGCCTCTCCGGCGCCCCGGGCGCGCCGGTGCGCTCGATCACCGTCAAGCGGGTGCACGGCGGCGACGGGCCGGACGGCGAGGTCTCCGCGCACCTGCACGCGCACGCCCGCCCCGGCGACCGGCTGCGCGTCTCGCTGCCGTACGGCGACCTGACGCTCGGCGCGTCCGCCGGGGCGGAGCCGGCCGCCCCGCTGCTGCTCGCCTCGGCGGGGATCGGCTGCACCCCGATGCTGTCGTTCCTGGAGCACCTCGCGGCCACCGGCCACGACGCCCCGGTCACGGTGGTGCACGGTGACCGCTTCCCCGCCGACCACGCCCTGCGGGCCGACCACGCACGGCTGACCGCCGGACTCAAGGCCGGCGCCGCGCACTTCTGGTACGAGCACCCCGAGGCCGGTCACCCCACCGAGCGCACCGGACTGGTCGATCTGGGCGGACTGACCGTCGCCCCCGGCACCCACGCCTACCTCTGCGGCCCGCTGCCCTTCATGCGCGCCGTGCGTACGCAGCTGCTGGCCAAGGGGGTACCGGCGGCGGACATCCACTACGAGGTGTTCGGCCCGGACCTCTGGCTCGCCCAGGACTGA
- a CDS encoding 1-aminocyclopropane-1-carboxylate deaminase/D-cysteine desulfhydrase, whose product MSPTDPPADPAAPTGPAPTAADPASVLRPRLPSPLVAAPDERFGRHGVTLLLKRDDLIHPDLPGNKWRKLAPNLAEGAGRPVLTFGGAYSNHLRATAAAGRLLGFATIGVVRGDELAGRPLNPSLARCAADGMRLHFVDRGTYRAKDEPRVLAALLDRFGDVRVIPEGGSNARAAQGCTELGRELRGRTEVAAVACGTGGTLAGLAAGLDPGGRALGVAVLRGGFLSDAVRDLQRDAFGGPAGRWSVEDRFTFGGYARTTPELHAFADDFEDRHQLPVERIYVAKLLFALTALAGEGAFAPGTRVTAVITGRPEAEPGA is encoded by the coding sequence ATGAGCCCGACCGACCCGCCCGCCGACCCCGCCGCCCCCACCGGCCCGGCCCCCACCGCCGCGGACCCCGCGTCCGTACTCCGCCCCCGGCTGCCCTCCCCGCTGGTGGCGGCGCCCGACGAGCGGTTCGGGCGGCACGGGGTGACCCTGCTGCTCAAGCGGGACGACCTGATCCACCCGGACCTGCCGGGCAACAAGTGGCGCAAGCTGGCGCCCAACCTCGCGGAGGGCGCCGGACGCCCGGTGCTGACCTTCGGCGGGGCGTACTCGAACCATCTGCGGGCGACCGCCGCCGCCGGGCGGCTGCTGGGCTTCGCCACCATCGGGGTCGTACGCGGCGACGAGCTGGCCGGCCGCCCGCTGAACCCCTCGCTGGCCCGGTGCGCGGCGGACGGGATGCGGCTGCACTTCGTGGACCGGGGGACGTACCGCGCGAAGGACGAGCCGCGGGTGCTGGCGGCGTTGCTGGACCGTTTCGGGGACGTGCGGGTCATCCCGGAGGGCGGCAGCAACGCGCGGGCCGCACAGGGCTGTACGGAGCTCGGGCGCGAGCTGCGGGGGCGCACCGAGGTCGCCGCCGTGGCCTGCGGCACCGGGGGCACCCTGGCGGGCCTGGCGGCCGGTCTGGACCCGGGCGGGCGCGCCCTCGGCGTCGCGGTGCTGCGCGGCGGCTTCCTGTCCGACGCCGTGCGCGACCTCCAGCGCGACGCGTTCGGCGGCCCGGCCGGGCGGTGGTCGGTGGAGGACCGGTTCACCTTCGGCGGGTACGCCCGTACGACGCCGGAACTCCACGCGTTCGCCGACGACTTCGAGGACCGGCACCAACTGCCGGTCGAGCGGATCTACGTGGCGAAGCTGCTGTTCGCGCTGACCGCGCTGGCCGGGGAGGGCGCGTTCGCCCCGGGCACCCGGGTGACCGCGGTGATCACCGGGCGCCCGGAGGCGGAACCGGGGGCGTGA
- a CDS encoding Na+/H+ antiporter, with translation MDALPLVALVAASAAVAGAARRTPVPAPLLLVAVGLLAAYLPGVPPYTLDAHIVLPLLLPPLLYTAAVDSSYLDLRANARPVALLSVGYVLFATLAVGWLAYLLVPDLPLPAALVLGAVVAPPDAVTAAAIARRVGLPARVTTILQGESLVNDATAITAYKVALAAAVGAGMSWGEGVREFLLASVGGVLVGLLLMVPLHWLRTHLKEALLQNTLSLLIPFVAYAAAERVHASGVLAVVVVALYLGHRSWQVDFATRLQEAAVWKMVAFVLESAVFALIGLQMPFVLKGLGTYAVWDALRYSVAVFVAVVVVRFLWVYPSTYLPRALSARIRAREPETNWTSPLIVGWAGMRGVVSLAIAFSIPMTMHDGEPFPARNLVLFLTFTTVIGTLVVQGLSLPLLVRLLKLPGPDPQAQTLAEAQAQSEASTAAEQRLDDLLSDQRNSLPEPLADRLRTVMERRRNAVWERLGAANPLTGESADDTYRRLSRDMIEAEREVFVRLRDDRRIDDEMLRTLLRRLDLEEAAAYRESDAG, from the coding sequence ATGGACGCATTGCCCCTGGTCGCACTGGTCGCGGCCAGTGCGGCGGTAGCCGGCGCGGCGCGGCGCACCCCTGTGCCCGCGCCGCTGCTGCTGGTTGCCGTAGGACTTCTGGCCGCCTACCTGCCGGGTGTGCCCCCGTACACGCTCGACGCGCACATCGTGCTGCCGCTGCTGCTGCCGCCCCTGCTGTACACCGCGGCCGTGGACAGCTCCTACCTGGACCTGCGGGCCAACGCCAGACCCGTCGCGCTGCTGTCGGTCGGGTACGTCCTCTTCGCCACGCTCGCGGTCGGCTGGCTCGCCTATCTCCTCGTCCCCGACCTGCCGTTGCCCGCCGCGCTGGTGCTCGGCGCGGTCGTCGCCCCGCCCGACGCCGTGACCGCCGCCGCCATCGCCCGCCGGGTCGGCCTCCCCGCCCGGGTCACCACCATCCTCCAGGGCGAGTCCCTGGTGAACGACGCCACCGCGATCACCGCCTACAAGGTGGCCCTGGCAGCCGCCGTGGGCGCGGGGATGAGCTGGGGCGAAGGGGTGCGGGAGTTCCTGCTCGCCTCGGTCGGCGGCGTCCTCGTCGGCCTGCTGCTGATGGTCCCGCTGCACTGGCTGCGCACCCACCTCAAGGAGGCGCTGCTCCAGAACACCCTCTCCCTGCTGATCCCGTTCGTGGCGTACGCGGCGGCCGAGCGGGTGCACGCCTCCGGAGTGCTCGCCGTGGTCGTCGTCGCCCTGTACCTCGGACACCGGTCCTGGCAGGTCGACTTCGCCACCCGCCTCCAGGAGGCCGCCGTCTGGAAGATGGTGGCCTTCGTGCTGGAGTCCGCCGTCTTCGCCCTCATCGGGCTCCAGATGCCCTTCGTGCTGAAGGGGCTGGGCACCTATGCGGTGTGGGACGCCCTGCGGTACTCCGTCGCCGTGTTCGTCGCGGTCGTGGTGGTCCGCTTCCTCTGGGTCTACCCCTCCACCTACCTGCCCCGCGCCCTCTCCGCCCGCATCCGCGCACGCGAACCCGAGACCAACTGGACCTCCCCGCTGATCGTCGGCTGGGCCGGGATGCGCGGAGTCGTCTCCCTCGCCATCGCCTTCTCCATCCCGATGACCATGCACGACGGCGAGCCCTTCCCCGCCCGCAACCTGGTGCTCTTCCTGACCTTCACCACCGTCATCGGCACCCTGGTCGTCCAGGGCCTCTCCCTGCCCCTGCTGGTGCGCCTGCTGAAGCTGCCAGGACCCGACCCGCAGGCGCAGACCCTCGCCGAGGCGCAAGCCCAGAGCGAGGCGTCCACGGCGGCCGAACAGCGGCTGGACGACCTGCTCTCGGACCAGCGCAACAGCCTCCCCGAACCCCTCGCCGACCGGCTGCGCACCGTCATGGAGCGCCGCCGCAACGCCGTCTGGGAACGCCTCGGCGCCGCCAACCCGCTCACCGGCGAGTCCGCCGACGACACCTACCGCCGACTGTCCCGCGACATGATCGAGGCCGAGCGCGAGGTCTTCGTACGCCTCCGGGACGACCGCCGCATCGACGACGAGATGCTGCGCACCCTGCTGCGCCGCCTCGACCTCGAAGAGGCCGCCGCCTACCGCGAGTCGGACGCCGGCTGA
- a CDS encoding UBP-type zinc finger domain-containing protein, whose translation MSECPHVSELPRPEPTPLSATCLECRDAGTHPVQLRLCLTCGHVGCCDSSPLRHGTGHARESGHCVMRSFEPGESWRWCYEDGSIV comes from the coding sequence ATGAGTGAGTGCCCGCACGTATCCGAATTGCCCCGCCCCGAACCGACCCCGCTCAGTGCCACCTGCCTGGAGTGCCGGGACGCCGGGACGCACCCCGTGCAGCTGCGGCTCTGCCTGACCTGCGGGCACGTCGGCTGCTGCGATTCGTCACCGCTCCGGCACGGAACGGGACACGCCCGGGAGAGCGGGCACTGCGTCATGCGCAGCTTCGAGCCGGGCGAGAGCTGGCGCTGGTGCTACGAGGACGGTTCGATCGTCTGA
- a CDS encoding anti-sigma regulatory factor: MSQIAGEPGNQDFVEVRLPAAGAYLSVLRTATAGLAARLDFTLDEIEDLRIAVDEACAILLQQAVPGSVLSCVFRLVDDSLEVTVSAPTTDGRAPERDTFAWTVLAALAGKVESTVADDRTVSISLHKQRGAGPGPA; the protein is encoded by the coding sequence GTGTCCCAGATCGCAGGCGAACCCGGGAACCAGGACTTCGTGGAGGTCCGGCTGCCCGCCGCGGGTGCCTACCTGTCGGTGCTGCGTACGGCCACGGCCGGCCTCGCGGCGCGCTTGGACTTCACTCTCGACGAGATCGAGGACCTTCGCATCGCGGTCGACGAGGCCTGCGCGATCCTGCTCCAGCAGGCCGTGCCCGGCTCCGTCCTCAGCTGCGTGTTCCGGCTCGTGGACGACTCCCTCGAAGTGACCGTGTCGGCCCCGACCACGGACGGCCGGGCACCCGAACGCGACACCTTCGCGTGGACGGTGCTCGCCGCGCTGGCGGGCAAGGTCGAGTCCACGGTCGCCGACGACCGGACGGTCAGCATCAGCCTCCACAAACAACGCGGCGCGGGACCCGGGCCGGCGTGA
- a CDS encoding RNA polymerase sigma factor SigF: protein MDGARRAGGQGRVHGRRRPDGQHQPPQTTRRGTRAGVSDGNGEGAVRDDSIRSGAAHPTAVPEQQARPHPVDGADGTDGPSGLTVAAEQAERAGQMSEHGHHDPNDRSGARALFVVLRELPDGSPEKAELRNRLVRMHLPLVEHLARRFRNRGEPLDDLTQVATIGLIKSVDRFDPDRGVEFSTYATPTVVGEIKRHFRDKGWAVRVPRRLQELRLSLTTATAELSQQHGRSPTVHELAERLGISEEEVLEGLESANAYSTLSLDVPDTDDESPAVADTLGSEDEALEGVEYRESLKPLLEGLPPREKRILLLRFFGNMTQSQIAQEVGISQMHVSRLLARTLAQLRERLLVEE, encoded by the coding sequence GTGGACGGTGCTCGCCGCGCTGGCGGGCAAGGTCGAGTCCACGGTCGCCGACGACCGGACGGTCAGCATCAGCCTCCACAAACAACGCGGCGCGGGACCCGGGCCGGCGTGAGCGACGGGAACGGGGAAGGTGCTGTGCGGGACGATTCGATCCGATCGGGGGCGGCGCACCCTACCGCCGTCCCCGAGCAACAGGCCCGCCCGCACCCCGTGGACGGGGCGGACGGGACGGACGGGCCCTCGGGGCTCACGGTCGCGGCGGAGCAGGCGGAGCGGGCGGGCCAGATGAGCGAGCACGGGCATCACGATCCCAACGACCGCAGCGGTGCGCGGGCGCTCTTCGTAGTCCTCCGGGAACTGCCGGACGGGTCACCGGAGAAGGCCGAGCTGCGCAACCGGCTGGTCCGGATGCATCTGCCACTGGTGGAGCATCTGGCCCGCAGGTTCCGCAACCGGGGCGAGCCGCTGGACGACCTCACCCAGGTCGCCACGATCGGCCTGATCAAGTCGGTGGACCGGTTCGATCCGGACCGGGGCGTGGAGTTCTCCACGTACGCGACACCGACCGTCGTCGGGGAGATCAAGCGGCACTTCCGCGACAAGGGCTGGGCGGTCCGGGTGCCGCGCCGCCTCCAGGAGCTGCGGCTCTCGCTGACCACGGCCACCGCCGAGCTCTCCCAGCAGCACGGCCGCTCGCCGACCGTGCACGAGCTGGCGGAGCGGCTCGGCATCTCCGAGGAGGAGGTGCTGGAAGGGCTGGAATCGGCCAACGCCTACAGCACCCTCTCGCTGGACGTGCCGGACACCGACGACGAGTCGCCGGCCGTCGCGGACACGCTGGGCTCGGAGGACGAGGCGTTGGAGGGCGTCGAGTACCGCGAGTCCCTGAAGCCGCTGCTGGAGGGGCTGCCGCCGCGCGAGAAGCGGATTCTGCTGCTGCGCTTCTTCGGCAACATGACCCAGTCGCAGATCGCCCAGGAGGTGGGCATCTCGCAGATGCACGTCTCCCGGCTGCTGGCCCGCACGCTGGCCCAGCTGCGCGAGCGGCTGCTCGTGGAGGAGTGA
- a CDS encoding diacylglycerol/lipid kinase family protein → MRALLVVNPAATTTSARTRDVLIHALASEMKIEAVTTEYRGHARDLGRRAADSGSFDLVVALGGDGTVNEVVNGLLHRGPDDGLPSLAVVPGGSTNVFARALGLPNDPVEATGAILQALAEESSRTVGLGRAFGTPGSADEAVPERWFTFCAGLGFDAGVIGRVEQKREGGKRSTHALYVRQVLRQFVDEPHRRQGVITLEVPGQEPVHELALSIICNTAPWTYLGNRPMYASPKASFDTALDILGLKRLSTAQVARYGTQLLTSSPDKGPRGKHVVSRHDLTDFTLHSKVPLPFQMDGDHLGLRTSVTFTGVRRALRVIV, encoded by the coding sequence ATGCGCGCTCTCCTCGTGGTCAATCCCGCCGCCACCACCACCAGTGCGCGGACGCGCGACGTGCTCATCCACGCTCTGGCGAGCGAGATGAAAATCGAGGCCGTGACCACGGAGTACCGGGGCCACGCCCGGGATCTGGGACGCCGGGCGGCGGACTCCGGCTCCTTCGACCTGGTGGTCGCCCTCGGCGGTGACGGCACCGTGAACGAGGTCGTCAACGGACTGCTGCACCGGGGCCCCGACGACGGACTGCCGAGTCTCGCGGTGGTTCCCGGCGGCTCGACCAACGTCTTCGCGCGGGCGCTGGGGCTGCCCAACGACCCGGTGGAGGCGACCGGCGCGATCCTTCAGGCCCTGGCCGAAGAGAGCTCGCGGACGGTGGGGCTGGGGCGGGCGTTCGGTACGCCGGGCTCCGCCGACGAAGCGGTACCCGAACGCTGGTTCACTTTCTGCGCGGGCCTCGGCTTCGACGCCGGCGTGATCGGCCGGGTCGAACAGAAGCGCGAGGGCGGCAAGCGTTCGACCCACGCCCTCTACGTACGCCAGGTGCTCCGCCAGTTCGTCGACGAGCCGCACCGCCGCCAGGGCGTGATCACGCTGGAGGTGCCCGGCCAGGAGCCGGTGCACGAGCTGGCGCTGTCGATAATCTGCAACACCGCCCCCTGGACCTACCTGGGCAATCGCCCGATGTACGCCTCTCCGAAGGCGTCCTTCGACACCGCCCTGGACATCCTCGGCCTGAAGCGCCTCTCCACCGCGCAGGTGGCCCGCTACGGCACCCAGCTGCTCACTTCCAGTCCTGACAAGGGCCCGCGCGGCAAGCACGTGGTTTCACGGCATGACCTCACGGACTTCACCTTGCATTCAAAGGTCCCGCTCCCCTTCCAGATGGACGGCGACCACCTGGGACTGCGTACGAGCGTGACGTTCACAGGCGTACGCCGTGCACTGCGTGTGATTGTGTGA
- a CDS encoding WhiB family transcriptional regulator, giving the protein MDWRHNAVCREEDPELFFPIGNTGPALLQIEEAKAVCRRCPVMEQCLQWALESGQDSGVWGGLSEDERRAMKRRAARNRARNASA; this is encoded by the coding sequence ATGGACTGGCGTCACAACGCCGTTTGTCGTGAGGAAGACCCCGAGCTGTTCTTCCCCATCGGCAACACCGGTCCTGCGCTGCTGCAGATCGAGGAAGCCAAGGCCGTCTGCCGTCGCTGCCCCGTCATGGAGCAGTGCCTGCAGTGGGCGCTCGAGTCCGGCCAGGACTCCGGCGTCTGGGGTGGCCTCAGCGAGGACGAGCGCCGCGCCATGAAGCGCCGCGCCGCTCGCAACCGGGCGCGCAACGCCAGCGCCTGA